The following are from one region of the Microbacterium sp. cx-55 genome:
- a CDS encoding response regulator transcription factor, protein MAQLLVLSSAGGAPALPALELLSHRVRQIPAEPAQLVNAPSADIIFVDARHDLVGAKSLCKILTTTGADAPLLLIVTEGGLTAVSTDWGVDDVILVTAGPAEVDARIRLAVGRMSKEQVSTRIQTSGITIDESSYSAKVHGKPLDLTYKEFQLLHFFATHPSRVFTREQLLSEVWGYDYFGGTRTVDVHVRRLRAKLGDLEQLIGTVRNVGYRFNVYEDEQIPPAKERSGV, encoded by the coding sequence TCGAACTGTTGAGCCACCGTGTCCGGCAGATTCCCGCCGAGCCCGCGCAGCTCGTGAACGCCCCGAGCGCCGACATCATCTTCGTCGACGCCCGCCACGACCTCGTCGGCGCGAAGTCGCTGTGCAAGATCCTCACCACGACCGGCGCCGACGCTCCCCTTCTTCTGATCGTCACGGAGGGCGGCCTCACCGCCGTCTCCACCGACTGGGGCGTCGACGACGTCATCCTCGTCACCGCCGGTCCGGCGGAGGTCGACGCCCGCATCCGACTCGCCGTCGGACGCATGTCGAAGGAGCAGGTTTCCACCCGCATCCAGACCTCCGGCATTACGATCGACGAGTCCTCGTACTCCGCGAAGGTGCACGGCAAGCCGCTCGACCTCACGTACAAGGAGTTCCAACTCCTGCACTTCTTCGCGACCCACCCCTCCCGAGTGTTCACCCGCGAACAGCTGCTCAGCGAGGTATGGGGCTACGACTACTTCGGCGGCACCCGCACGGTCGATGTGCACGTGCGCCGCCTCCGCGCGAAGCTCGGTGACCTCGAGCAGCTCATCGGCACGGTGCGCAACGTCGGCTACCGCTTCAACGTCTACGAGGACGAGCAGATCCCGCCGGCCAAGGAGCGATCGGGCGTCTGA
- a CDS encoding RNA degradosome polyphosphate kinase, whose amino-acid sequence MIADEMLDAGLGDADDDDFDSGTGAADGELPENRYLDREVSWLSFNQRVLELAEDPNVPTLERANFLAIFGSNLDEFFMVRVAGLKRRILTGLALPTNVGRAAQDVLADISHDAHALQLRHAQAWQNLVRPALADAGIEVLGWSELTDDDRARLYEYFQTQVFPVLMPLAVDPAHPFPYISGLSLNLAIRVRNAKTGRQEFARLKVPPMLPRFVRVSREGDQVRYLPLEELISNNLGDLFPGMEILDHHAFRLTRNEDVAIEEDETENLIQALEAELLRRRFGPPIRLEITDDMDDLTLDLLLKELDITDEEVYRLPGTLDLRGLFDLSRIDRPDLHYPPHVPTTATAFQPGDNNERPDIFASIRKGDVLVHHPYESFATSVQAFLEQAAKDPHVLAIKQTLYRTSGDSPIVQALIDAAESGKQVLALVEVKARFDEANNIVWARKLEKAGVHVVYGLVGLKTHCKLALVIRQENGVLRSYSHVGTGNYNPKTSRIYEDFGLFTVNPEVGKDLTRLFNELSGYAIEKKFKRLLVAPLHLRKGLLRLIDRERRHALDGRPAGIRIKVNSMVDEQIIDALYRASQAGVPVEVWVRGICSIRPGVPGMSENITVRSILGRYLEHSRIFAFQNDGAPDVYIGSADMMHRNLDRRVEALVRIVAPAQVAELTDLFSLAMSDETSSWWLDGDGVWTRHSTDADGKPLIDIQDKTMAAVQRRRRSRAVR is encoded by the coding sequence ATGATCGCAGACGAGATGCTCGATGCCGGTTTGGGCGACGCGGATGACGACGACTTCGACTCGGGAACGGGCGCGGCCGACGGCGAACTGCCCGAGAACCGCTACCTCGACCGCGAGGTCAGCTGGCTCTCGTTCAACCAGAGGGTGCTCGAACTCGCCGAAGACCCGAATGTCCCCACCCTCGAGCGGGCGAACTTCCTCGCGATCTTCGGCAGCAACCTCGACGAATTCTTCATGGTGCGCGTCGCCGGGCTCAAGCGCCGCATCCTGACCGGCCTCGCTCTGCCGACCAACGTCGGACGCGCGGCGCAAGACGTCCTCGCCGACATCTCCCACGACGCCCACGCGCTCCAGCTGCGGCACGCCCAGGCGTGGCAGAACCTCGTGCGCCCCGCCCTCGCCGACGCCGGCATCGAGGTGCTCGGATGGTCGGAGCTCACCGACGACGACCGCGCGCGGCTCTACGAGTACTTCCAGACCCAGGTGTTCCCGGTGCTCATGCCGCTGGCCGTCGACCCGGCGCATCCGTTCCCGTACATCTCCGGCCTCTCGCTGAACCTCGCGATCCGGGTGCGCAACGCCAAGACCGGACGCCAGGAGTTCGCACGCCTCAAGGTGCCGCCCATGCTCCCCCGGTTCGTGCGCGTCTCGCGCGAGGGCGATCAGGTGCGCTACCTGCCCCTCGAAGAGCTCATCTCCAACAACCTCGGCGATCTGTTCCCCGGGATGGAGATCCTCGACCATCACGCGTTCCGCCTCACCCGCAACGAAGACGTGGCGATCGAAGAGGACGAGACCGAGAACCTCATCCAGGCCCTCGAGGCCGAGCTGCTGCGCCGACGTTTCGGGCCGCCGATCCGTCTCGAGATCACCGACGACATGGACGACCTGACGCTCGATCTGCTCCTCAAGGAGCTCGACATCACGGATGAGGAGGTCTACCGGCTGCCCGGAACCCTCGACCTCCGCGGCCTGTTCGACCTGTCGCGCATCGATCGCCCCGACCTGCACTACCCCCCGCACGTGCCGACGACGGCGACCGCGTTCCAGCCGGGTGACAACAACGAGCGTCCCGACATCTTCGCCTCCATCCGCAAGGGCGACGTGCTGGTGCACCACCCGTACGAATCCTTCGCGACGAGCGTGCAGGCGTTCCTCGAGCAGGCGGCGAAAGACCCGCACGTGCTCGCGATCAAGCAGACGCTGTACCGCACCTCCGGTGACAGCCCCATCGTGCAGGCGCTCATCGACGCCGCCGAATCGGGCAAGCAGGTGCTGGCGCTCGTGGAGGTCAAGGCGCGCTTCGACGAGGCGAACAACATCGTCTGGGCGCGGAAGCTCGAGAAGGCCGGCGTGCACGTCGTCTACGGCCTGGTCGGCCTGAAGACGCACTGCAAGCTCGCCCTCGTCATCCGCCAGGAGAACGGCGTGCTCCGCAGCTACAGTCACGTCGGAACCGGCAACTACAACCCGAAGACCAGCCGCATCTACGAGGACTTCGGCCTGTTCACGGTCAACCCCGAGGTCGGCAAAGACCTCACCCGCCTGTTCAACGAGCTCAGTGGTTACGCGATCGAGAAAAAGTTCAAGCGTCTGCTCGTCGCCCCGTTGCACCTGCGGAAGGGCCTGCTGCGGCTGATCGATCGCGAACGCCGGCATGCCCTCGATGGGCGCCCCGCCGGCATCCGGATCAAGGTCAACTCGATGGTCGACGAGCAGATCATCGACGCGCTGTACCGGGCGAGCCAGGCGGGCGTTCCGGTGGAGGTCTGGGTGCGCGGCATCTGCAGCATCCGTCCCGGCGTGCCCGGCATGAGCGAGAACATCACGGTGCGGTCGATCCTCGGCCGCTACCTCGAGCACTCGCGCATCTTCGCGTTCCAGAACGACGGCGCACCCGATGTGTACATCGGCAGCGCCGACATGATGCACCGCAACCTCGACCGCCGCGTCGAGGCACTCGTGCGCATCGTGGCACCGGCGCAGGTCGCCGAGCTCACGGACCTCTTCTCGCTCGCGATGAGCGACGAGACGAGTTCCTGGTGGCTCGACGGCGACGGGGTGTGGACCCGGCATTCCACGGATGCCGACGGCAAGCCCCTGATCGACATCCAGGACAAGACGATGGCCGCCGTCCAGCGGCGCCGACGTTCGCGGGCGGTGCGATGA
- a CDS encoding NUDIX hydrolase — MTATAVYAAGGVLWRQVDGKLHILLIHRTQYRDVTLPKGKVDPGETLVETAIREIFEETGIHVALGLPVGVSRYHMPKGREKIVHYWSAEVTEDAVRDSKFVPNKEIAALEWVTPKHALSYLSYPVDVEIVENFLRFVDDGVLETFPIIVLRHAKAMSRTDWEKSDASRPLARRGFRQAASIVAPLRAFGVRRIISSDAVRCVSTVEPLAKALGRAVRTSELISQDAWEEGKHDSRTIVGKRVRSRKPAVICSHGPVLPDIMNELALATGTLRGSYLGSASALEVGAFSVVHLSRTNPGSGIAAIETHLPKV; from the coding sequence ATGACGGCGACAGCCGTCTACGCGGCGGGGGGTGTGCTCTGGCGTCAGGTGGACGGAAAGCTGCACATCCTGCTCATCCACCGCACCCAGTACCGCGATGTCACCCTGCCCAAGGGCAAGGTCGACCCCGGCGAGACCCTCGTCGAGACGGCGATCCGCGAGATCTTCGAGGAGACCGGCATCCACGTCGCCCTCGGCCTCCCGGTCGGCGTCTCGCGTTACCACATGCCGAAGGGGCGCGAGAAGATCGTGCACTACTGGTCGGCCGAGGTGACCGAAGATGCTGTCCGGGACTCGAAGTTCGTACCGAACAAGGAGATCGCGGCGCTCGAATGGGTCACCCCCAAGCACGCGCTGTCGTACCTGAGTTATCCCGTCGACGTCGAGATCGTCGAGAACTTCCTGCGGTTCGTCGACGACGGCGTGCTCGAGACGTTCCCGATCATCGTGCTGCGTCACGCGAAAGCGATGTCGCGCACGGACTGGGAGAAGTCGGACGCATCGCGCCCGCTGGCGCGCCGCGGGTTCCGTCAGGCGGCGTCGATCGTCGCGCCGCTCCGCGCCTTCGGCGTGCGCCGCATCATCTCGAGCGACGCCGTGCGCTGCGTCTCGACCGTCGAGCCGCTCGCGAAGGCGCTCGGGCGCGCCGTGCGCACGAGCGAGCTGATCAGCCAGGATGCCTGGGAAGAGGGAAAGCACGACTCCCGCACGATCGTCGGCAAGCGGGTGCGCTCGCGCAAGCCCGCGGTGATCTGCAGCCACGGCCCCGTGCTCCCCGACATCATGAACGAGCTCGCGCTGGCGACCGGCACCCTCCGCGGTTCCTATCTGGGCAGCGCGTCGGCCCTCGAGGTGGGTGCGTTCTCAGTGGTGCATCTCTCCCGCACGAACCCGGGTTCGGGGATCGCCGCCATCGAAACGCATCTGCCGAAGGTCTGA
- a CDS encoding 4-phosphopantetheinyl transferase has product MHSGLDAVRIRWADADPGDRRGTSRLLLGDLLPGAVVRAGPCARCGGAHGRPYVEGGLDEVSVAYAAGRAFVAAVSRSVATAVGIDAEAGAPDAPARIDRMRPETTLREWTRIEAALKADGRGLTLDPALVRIRTAADGWTAFVPGRSAPIVGRDLDGPAGVVLSVAIVPAEAAAARRATG; this is encoded by the coding sequence GTGCACAGCGGGCTCGACGCGGTCCGCATCCGGTGGGCCGACGCGGATCCGGGTGACCGGCGCGGCACCTCGCGCCTTCTGCTCGGCGACCTGCTGCCGGGCGCCGTTGTCCGCGCGGGACCGTGCGCGCGCTGCGGCGGAGCGCACGGTCGCCCGTACGTCGAGGGCGGCCTCGACGAGGTGTCGGTCGCCTACGCGGCCGGCCGAGCCTTCGTCGCGGCCGTCTCGCGCTCGGTCGCCACGGCCGTGGGCATCGATGCGGAAGCGGGCGCACCGGATGCACCGGCACGGATCGATCGGATGCGGCCGGAGACCACCCTGCGGGAGTGGACGCGCATCGAAGCCGCCCTGAAGGCGGATGGTCGCGGCCTGACGCTCGACCCCGCGCTCGTCCGCATCCGCACCGCCGCGGACGGGTGGACCGCATTCGTGCCCGGCCGGAGCGCACCGATCGTCGGCCGAGATCTCGACGGGCCGGCCGGCGTCGTGCTCAGCGTCGCGATCGTGCCCGCGGAGGCAGCCGCGGCTCGTCGAGCCACCGGCTGA
- a CDS encoding M1 family metallopeptidase, whose amino-acid sequence MTGGDSYAPQSGDPSYRVVSYDLDLDYRVRTNRLEGKALIAAVATQPIRTVSLDLIGLRASRVRVDGDARTVFRQVQRALQVTLPRPLAVGESFSVEVAYAGSPAPRRSRWGTIGWEELTDGALVANQPTGAATWFPCNDRPADRARYRMRITTDREYAAVATGTRVAERTEGRRSVVEYVSDVPTATYLAAVQIGRYVRTELPSLDGAPVELWVPAPLRAASVRAFEKVAAMGAVFSRAFGAYPQPQYTLVVTADVLEIPLEAQGMGVFGANHLAADSERLVAHELAHQWFGNSVGISRWSDIWLNEGFACYAEWLWSEASGGPTAQECASAHEAVLRVEPQDLLLADPGPELMFDDRVYKRGALTLHALRGHLGDDRFFVLLRDWATRHRHGLVTGDDFRAIVREVDPAAVVLLSRWLDEPRLPPRARSRR is encoded by the coding sequence GTGACGGGCGGCGACTCCTACGCGCCGCAGAGCGGCGACCCGTCGTACCGCGTCGTGTCCTACGACCTCGACCTCGACTACCGCGTGCGCACGAACCGGCTCGAGGGCAAAGCACTCATCGCGGCGGTCGCGACGCAGCCGATCCGTACCGTGTCGCTCGACCTGATCGGCCTCCGCGCCTCGCGCGTGCGGGTCGATGGCGATGCGCGCACGGTGTTCCGGCAGGTTCAGCGCGCCCTGCAGGTCACTCTTCCGCGTCCGCTCGCGGTCGGCGAGTCCTTCTCCGTCGAGGTCGCCTACGCCGGGTCGCCCGCGCCGCGGCGGTCGCGGTGGGGAACGATCGGCTGGGAGGAACTGACCGACGGCGCGCTCGTCGCGAACCAGCCGACGGGCGCCGCGACGTGGTTCCCCTGCAACGACCGTCCGGCCGATCGTGCGCGGTACCGGATGCGGATCACCACCGACCGCGAGTACGCGGCGGTCGCCACCGGCACGCGGGTCGCCGAACGCACGGAGGGGAGGCGGAGCGTCGTCGAGTACGTCTCCGACGTGCCGACCGCCACGTACCTCGCCGCCGTGCAGATCGGGCGTTACGTCCGCACCGAGCTACCGTCGCTGGACGGGGCGCCCGTCGAGCTCTGGGTGCCGGCGCCGCTTCGCGCCGCATCCGTCCGCGCGTTCGAGAAGGTCGCGGCGATGGGGGCGGTGTTCTCGCGAGCGTTCGGGGCGTACCCGCAGCCGCAGTACACGCTCGTGGTGACCGCGGATGTGCTCGAGATCCCGCTCGAAGCGCAGGGGATGGGCGTCTTCGGGGCCAACCACCTCGCCGCAGACTCCGAACGACTCGTCGCGCACGAACTCGCGCACCAGTGGTTCGGCAACAGTGTCGGCATCTCGCGGTGGAGCGATATCTGGCTGAACGAGGGCTTCGCCTGCTACGCCGAGTGGCTCTGGTCGGAGGCCTCCGGAGGACCGACGGCGCAGGAATGTGCGTCCGCGCACGAGGCGGTGCTGCGCGTCGAACCGCAGGATCTGCTGCTGGCCGACCCGGGCCCGGAGCTGATGTTCGACGACCGCGTCTACAAGCGCGGCGCGCTCACGCTGCATGCCCTCCGCGGGCACCTGGGCGATGACCGGTTCTTCGTGCTGCTGCGGGACTGGGCGACGCGGCACCGGCACGGGCTGGTCACCGGCGACGACTTCCGCGCGATCGTCCGCGAGGTCGATCCGGCAGCGGTCGTGCTTCTCAGCCGGTGGCTCGACGAGCCGCGGCTGCCTCCGCGGGCACGATCGCGACGCTGA
- a CDS encoding Pls/PosA family non-ribosomal peptide synthetase, with protein MHHDPQAALDRVGETPEPRTLLEVLRRTAALFPEASAIDDGSTALSYRELMAHVVRTAARLHEAGVRRGDRVGVRMPSGAKELYISILGVIAAGAAYVPVDADDPDERARLVFGEAAVRGVIGAGGVYVPRADDGVDGGDGERADADAPAAASELYVGAPPHPSTHAVLTVPEPRVEDDAWIIFTSGSTGVPKGVAVSHRSAAAFVDAEARMFLQAAPLGPGDRVLAGLSVAFDASCEEMWLAWRHGACLVPAPRALVRSGEDLAPWLIRQGITVVSTVPTLAAMWPAEAIENVRLLIFGGEACPPELAARLAAEGREVWNTYGPTEATVVACGALLDGSVPVRIGLPLDGWALAVVDADGFRVPEGGTGELIIGGVGLARYLDPEKDAQKYAPMPTLGWERAYRSGDLVRYDPEGLVFQGRADDQVKVGGRRIELGEVETALQNLPGVSAATAAVQMTESGVAVLVGYLVMEPGIELDRSAARAGLTRSLPAAIVPLLATVDELPVRTSGKVDRAALPWPLPGVETPAAGLTPTEAWLAEQWQAVLGIAVPGPKVDFFDLGGGSLSAAQLVSRIRARVPEFAVADIYDVPRLGAMAKAIGPMLAEEAPGEYRRPRPTPRSSQWVQLLAGVPLFILTGVRWLLYVLTAGTLLNMVPGFDALPTVHPLPLIAGWLLFATPFGRMAISALAARMLLSGVRPGDHPRGGSVHLRLWLAEQIADQVDAVGLAGAPWVTYYARALGAKIGRDVDLHTLPPVTGMLEVGDGASIEPEVDLKGYWIDGDLLRLGGIRIGAQATVGARSTLAPGTHIGQRAVVAAGSAVFGRVRADQTWAGSPAVRVGGVAREWPEGRPAAPHGWLWAYAASALVLALLPVTAFLVGALVVATGMRGAPDLLAAFGAALVWLVPGVLVTGVVYAGFVVGAVRLLAIGLREGTYGVRSRVAWQAWTTERLLDSARTVLFPLYSSLFTPVWLRMLGARVGHDVEASTVLLIPSMARIEDGAFLADDTMVASYELHAGWLRIGPVRIGKRAFLGNSGMAAPGHRVPRDGLVAVLSAAPRKAKAGSSWLGSPAVRLRRAVAEGDESRTYRPTPVLRLARTLWEICRILPVFVTCAVGLGVLFALVALTAAYGMLVAFLLSGLVLLAAGAVAAGITVVAKWLIVGPIRAGEQPLWSSFVWRTEVVDTFTEMLAAPWFARGAVGTPALAVWLRAMGARVGRGVWCDSYWLPEPDLVTLGDGSTVNRGCVVQTHLFHDRIMSMDVVELEPGATLGPHSVVLPAAVIGADATVGPASLVMRGESVPVGTRWSGNPIGPWRAVKVRAYQSTS; from the coding sequence ATGCACCACGACCCGCAGGCCGCGCTCGATCGCGTCGGGGAGACGCCCGAACCGCGGACTCTCCTCGAGGTATTGCGCCGCACCGCCGCGCTGTTCCCGGAAGCATCCGCGATCGATGACGGCTCCACGGCCCTCAGCTACCGCGAGCTGATGGCGCATGTCGTGCGCACGGCCGCGCGATTGCACGAGGCGGGAGTGCGGCGCGGAGACCGCGTCGGGGTGCGGATGCCGTCAGGGGCGAAAGAGCTGTACATCTCGATCCTCGGCGTGATCGCGGCGGGCGCCGCGTACGTGCCGGTCGACGCGGACGACCCCGATGAGCGAGCGCGACTCGTCTTCGGCGAGGCGGCGGTTCGCGGGGTGATCGGCGCGGGCGGTGTGTACGTGCCGCGCGCCGACGACGGTGTGGACGGCGGCGACGGCGAGCGGGCGGATGCGGATGCCCCGGCGGCCGCATCCGAGCTCTACGTCGGGGCTCCGCCGCATCCGTCGACCCACGCGGTGCTCACGGTGCCGGAGCCCCGCGTCGAGGACGACGCCTGGATCATCTTCACGTCCGGCTCCACGGGGGTGCCCAAGGGCGTCGCGGTGTCGCACCGGTCGGCGGCGGCGTTCGTGGATGCGGAGGCGCGCATGTTCCTGCAGGCCGCGCCGCTCGGCCCCGGCGACCGAGTGTTGGCGGGTCTGTCGGTCGCGTTCGACGCCTCGTGCGAGGAGATGTGGCTGGCCTGGCGGCACGGCGCGTGTCTCGTGCCCGCGCCGCGCGCGCTGGTGCGTTCGGGAGAAGATCTGGCGCCGTGGCTCATCCGGCAGGGGATCACGGTCGTCTCGACGGTTCCGACGCTCGCCGCGATGTGGCCGGCGGAGGCGATCGAGAACGTGCGCCTGCTGATCTTCGGCGGAGAGGCGTGCCCGCCCGAGCTCGCGGCGCGTCTGGCCGCCGAGGGGCGCGAGGTGTGGAACACGTACGGCCCCACCGAGGCGACGGTCGTCGCGTGCGGGGCGCTGCTCGATGGAAGCGTGCCCGTCCGGATCGGGCTGCCGCTCGACGGCTGGGCGCTCGCCGTGGTCGACGCTGACGGTTTCCGGGTGCCCGAGGGCGGCACCGGCGAACTCATCATCGGGGGCGTGGGTCTTGCCCGCTACCTCGATCCGGAGAAGGACGCCCAGAAGTACGCGCCCATGCCGACGCTCGGCTGGGAGCGCGCGTACCGGTCGGGCGACCTCGTGCGCTACGACCCCGAGGGTCTCGTATTCCAGGGCCGTGCCGACGACCAGGTCAAGGTCGGCGGTCGCCGCATCGAGCTCGGCGAGGTCGAGACCGCTCTTCAGAACCTTCCCGGCGTGTCGGCGGCGACCGCCGCAGTGCAGATGACCGAGTCGGGTGTCGCGGTTCTGGTGGGCTACCTCGTCATGGAGCCCGGGATCGAGCTCGACCGGTCCGCTGCCCGCGCGGGGCTGACCCGGAGTCTTCCCGCCGCGATCGTCCCACTGCTCGCCACGGTCGACGAACTGCCCGTCCGCACCTCCGGCAAGGTCGACCGTGCCGCCCTGCCCTGGCCGCTCCCGGGCGTCGAGACGCCGGCCGCCGGCCTCACCCCGACCGAGGCATGGCTCGCCGAGCAATGGCAGGCCGTGCTCGGCATCGCGGTGCCGGGGCCGAAGGTCGACTTCTTCGACCTCGGCGGCGGTTCGCTCTCGGCGGCGCAGCTGGTGTCCCGCATCCGCGCCCGCGTTCCGGAGTTCGCGGTCGCCGACATCTACGACGTGCCGCGCCTGGGCGCGATGGCGAAGGCGATCGGCCCCATGCTCGCGGAGGAGGCCCCGGGCGAGTACCGCCGTCCGCGCCCGACTCCGCGCTCGTCGCAGTGGGTGCAGCTGCTCGCGGGAGTGCCCCTGTTCATCCTCACCGGCGTCCGCTGGCTGCTGTACGTGCTGACCGCGGGAACTCTGCTGAACATGGTGCCGGGATTCGACGCGCTCCCGACGGTCCACCCGCTGCCACTCATCGCCGGCTGGCTGCTGTTCGCGACCCCGTTCGGGCGGATGGCGATCTCGGCGCTCGCCGCCCGGATGCTGCTTTCCGGGGTGCGCCCGGGAGACCACCCGCGGGGCGGCTCGGTGCACCTGCGGCTCTGGCTCGCGGAGCAGATCGCCGATCAGGTCGACGCCGTGGGGCTCGCCGGGGCGCCCTGGGTGACCTACTACGCCCGCGCGCTCGGCGCGAAGATCGGCCGCGACGTCGACCTGCACACCCTGCCCCCGGTGACCGGGATGCTGGAGGTCGGCGACGGCGCGTCCATCGAGCCCGAGGTCGACCTGAAGGGGTACTGGATCGACGGCGACCTGCTGCGCCTGGGCGGCATCCGCATCGGGGCGCAGGCGACGGTCGGTGCGCGCAGCACCCTCGCGCCCGGAACGCACATCGGCCAGCGCGCCGTGGTCGCGGCCGGCTCCGCCGTGTTCGGCCGCGTGCGTGCCGACCAGACGTGGGCGGGATCGCCCGCGGTGCGCGTCGGCGGGGTCGCCCGGGAGTGGCCCGAGGGGCGCCCGGCCGCGCCGCACGGCTGGCTGTGGGCGTACGCCGCATCCGCCCTCGTTCTGGCGCTGCTGCCGGTGACGGCGTTCCTCGTGGGCGCGCTCGTCGTCGCGACCGGCATGCGCGGCGCCCCCGACCTCCTCGCGGCGTTCGGGGCCGCGCTCGTCTGGCTCGTGCCGGGCGTGCTCGTCACCGGCGTCGTCTACGCCGGCTTCGTGGTCGGCGCCGTGCGACTGCTGGCGATCGGGCTCCGCGAGGGCACCTACGGCGTACGTAGCCGGGTGGCCTGGCAGGCCTGGACGACCGAGCGGCTGCTGGACTCGGCGCGCACGGTGCTCTTCCCGCTGTACTCGAGCCTGTTCACCCCGGTGTGGCTCCGGATGCTGGGCGCCCGCGTCGGACACGACGTCGAGGCATCGACCGTGCTGCTGATCCCGTCTATGGCGCGGATCGAGGATGGCGCGTTCCTCGCCGACGACACCATGGTGGCGTCGTACGAACTGCACGCCGGATGGCTGCGGATCGGGCCGGTACGCATCGGTAAGCGCGCGTTCCTCGGCAACTCCGGCATGGCAGCGCCGGGGCACCGCGTGCCGCGCGACGGCCTGGTCGCCGTCCTCTCGGCGGCGCCGCGCAAGGCCAAGGCGGGATCATCCTGGCTCGGTTCGCCGGCGGTGCGTCTGCGCCGCGCGGTGGCGGAGGGTGATGAGAGCCGCACCTACCGCCCGACGCCCGTCCTCCGCCTCGCGCGGACGCTGTGGGAGATCTGCCGCATCCTGCCGGTCTTCGTCACCTGCGCCGTGGGACTCGGGGTGCTCTTCGCGCTCGTCGCCCTGACGGCGGCCTATGGCATGCTCGTCGCCTTCCTGCTCTCCGGGCTCGTGCTGCTCGCGGCCGGGGCGGTCGCGGCCGGCATCACGGTCGTGGCGAAGTGGCTGATCGTCGGCCCGATCCGCGCGGGCGAGCAGCCCCTCTGGTCGAGTTTCGTCTGGCGCACCGAGGTGGTCGATACGTTCACCGAGATGCTCGCCGCCCCGTGGTTCGCCCGCGGCGCGGTCGGCACCCCCGCCCTCGCGGTGTGGCTTCGGGCGATGGGCGCGCGCGTGGGGCGCGGCGTCTGGTGCGACTCCTACTGGTTGCCCGAGCCCGATCTCGTCACTCTCGGCGACGGATCCACCGTCAACCGGGGCTGCGTCGTGCAGACCCACCTCTTCCATGATCGAATCATGAGCATGGATGTCGTCGAACTCGAACCCGGAGCAACCCTGGGGCCGCACAGCGTGGTTCTTCCTGCCGCGGTGATCGGCGCCGACGCCACTGTCGGCCCCGCTTCGCTCGTGATGCGCGGCGAGTCGGTTCCCGTGGGCACGCGATGGAGCGGCAACCCGATCGGCCCGTGGCGCGCGGTCAAGGTGCGCGCGTACCAGTCGACATCGTGA
- a CDS encoding phosphate ABC transporter substrate-binding protein PstS, translating to MKINRIAQVGALAAVAALALAGCAANEGGTTSSSSDAPAGNLSGDLVGGGATSQEVAIQTWTAGIQKTNADLTVTYDAGGSGAGRDSFQEGAFQFAGSDRAFKTDEIEAGPWAGCVDGSDIVEIPTYISPIAVVFNLDGVDSLNLDAATLAGIFAGTITTWNDPAITALNDGVDLPSTAINTVHRSDKSGTTGNFTDYLAKTAESVWTYGSVEEWPVSGGEAANGTSGVISAVQGGQGTIGYADASRAGELGTVAIQVGEDFVSYSPEAAAAVVDASPEEEGRAATDIAIAIDRTSTEKDVYPLVLVSYLIGCAEYEDADVAANVKGFFSYAASEEGQAEAAAASGSAPITDTLRDQITTAIEAIK from the coding sequence GTGAAGATCAACCGCATCGCCCAGGTGGGCGCCCTCGCCGCTGTCGCGGCCCTCGCCCTCGCCGGCTGTGCCGCGAACGAAGGCGGCACCACGTCGTCGTCCAGCGACGCCCCCGCGGGCAACCTCTCCGGCGACCTGGTCGGCGGTGGAGCCACCTCGCAGGAGGTCGCCATCCAGACGTGGACCGCCGGCATCCAGAAGACCAACGCCGACCTGACGGTCACCTACGACGCCGGTGGATCCGGTGCCGGTCGCGACTCCTTCCAGGAGGGCGCCTTCCAGTTCGCCGGCTCCGACCGCGCGTTCAAGACCGACGAGATCGAGGCCGGCCCGTGGGCCGGTTGCGTCGACGGCTCCGACATCGTCGAGATCCCGACCTACATCTCTCCCATCGCTGTCGTGTTCAACCTCGACGGTGTGGACTCGCTGAACCTCGACGCCGCCACCCTGGCCGGCATCTTCGCGGGCACGATCACCACGTGGAACGACCCGGCGATCACCGCCCTCAACGACGGCGTCGACCTCCCGTCGACCGCCATCAACACGGTGCACCGCTCCGACAAGTCGGGCACGACCGGAAACTTCACCGACTACCTCGCCAAGACCGCCGAGTCCGTGTGGACCTACGGCTCGGTCGAGGAGTGGCCGGTCTCCGGCGGCGAGGCTGCCAACGGCACCTCCGGCGTCATCTCCGCCGTCCAGGGCGGCCAGGGCACCATCGGTTACGCCGACGCTTCGCGCGCCGGTGAGCTCGGCACGGTCGCCATCCAGGTCGGCGAGGACTTCGTCTCCTACTCGCCCGAGGCTGCCGCCGCGGTCGTCGACGCGTCTCCCGAAGAAGAAGGCCGCGCCGCGACCGACATCGCGATCGCGATCGACCGCACCAGCACCGAGAAGGACGTGTACCCGCTCGTTCTCGTCAGCTACCTCATCGGCTGCGCCGAGTACGAGGACGCCGATGTCGCCGCGAACGTGAAGGGCTTCTTCTCGTACGCCGCGAGCGAAGAGGGCCAGGCCGAGGCCGCTGCGGCTTCGGGCAGCGCACCGATCACCGACACGCTGCGCGACCAGATCACGACCGCCATCGAGGCGATCAAGTAA